One segment of Lytechinus pictus isolate F3 Inbred chromosome 13, Lp3.0, whole genome shotgun sequence DNA contains the following:
- the LOC129275091 gene encoding myosin-9-like isoform X3 codes for MMMAIEERELQKMAAVSAQDNQKDELQRIIDSMKSEKLEQDSALERLQEKYKVDTKGLRDKIEDIASRSKAAIAKLRAQQSEGTQELNQRHEEEMANKIQELTQEHRNYVEELRQRHQEALEAANVESEKLYKQQMNDLKQNHEKVIQEKVDQLQSLVGKAQAMKHKIQDLNAQKHEMEAKIGELGTKIAQESDGHTKQLEEKDRSLDKLAQDLAVVNQKNESLEAELAARGKEIESGRAELSEKLELEHKAKEERDVEIEKLRQEVEEIKQKSDSLTREIESKNAEHENKIREYEQKLTFQEENHEKELSRRLEALEVQKNSSVNEVSAELGKKLEEANESLGAKEKVIQDLQLREKELQTAMDSLKNKLEGDLNSANEMIQQERQRHQELVGQLRNNAQELADNNKKCSEEIKELEKTGAEKDAALEKLKESIGSLTQNAEDIQRQLADNVAKVQEEVKKGEEAVVKLQGELDGSRAMLEAKEKEAIETKSTFEIALKEKDDELNASKAKTDDINVELENTRKSLADVELNFAKTSESNMNLENRVRTLEESIARKKEDHQEAIAKKESDFEERLQTERENHEKDVARRVEAWEAQTQSSVGEVAQELGRKLQEANDTISHLENDIADLKEKEQSLASSLEENQSKHAKLVSDMENKEADLKVKVEQLQKQHEDSVSLLESKEKEISSNIAAIKEKEAELQERKLRENELLALIDNAKTEGQSQVEVVSKEVENLQRQVSEKDNLLLEKSQCLETEVSAKNKEILSLHEQMNALTEEKAGLEQKVMGFSKMDEEKALEVESLQATGLRKDEEIGTLKDALQDRIRHDEKVATQVQELNQQNTMQNDVLESLRKELREAVEQKDSELQKLTEDFMQKEQTLKESHETHVVELQEQKELELKKLTEDFAQKEQSLKEGHETHIVDLQEQKDSELKKLADEFTQKEQSLKDSHKTHIVEFQEKVKTKLATLRKEQAETTQAKNEEIERIKGEMESVRSSNMEENEELKRKAEQQLTEVEEKLQENSDKSQRREAELQEQLGAQQTQHQEEVEHLKRDHEAMLQEKETSFQEQLSGLLKEKHIGLEEVTTQMQATHQEQLDRMNNEIDEKQKELEQVREESAAKEEKLKEQSVQRLKDLKEQAKAKISKVIATHKEEVESVREDLEKQLAAATTELSSLQEQRKDEAEKHNLERTEQSDNTEKLEKQTAELQEQLSTLQEELKCATNAHLEESKKLREEHERQIKDMEESVAKQVQIVSENDKHHEQIIHNLESQHSAEMTAKDKEQKSNLEQLEHQHFEMIESMQKQFEETIQSVKTENASLKEQLVLSEEYKSKANDLVDNNLDLQVKLKASEDQIQLMEREMQDSATSSKKRLNDLEEEKREVERLLQLREEAITQGDNRVQELEDEISTLQTTAQSDSKTKLAELKKKAEAKLVQIKNQFSQDLANRQKEMEEAMDMKEADFSEALRRKESEVEEMMARAASLDRQMVAMEMTNEQTVSSLMKEIGDLRAQMHEERASADIMVVEARDQVQMEVTQQVESQITAVRESLQGAEVQHKEEIERRGREMEELRNNCKELEMRLETMSEDHKAEVKELTLTHERNLSTLKKEQEEFITKKEDELNSNLKKILREMNIKMAEKEKDMETMMKATVDKGQSVEERMEKEHRQITNELQVQLDEQSGELETISEKYEEQLNAKKEEKEKMRAEYDERISSMNIDHQAEINEIEFRLEHQESQHQNELSDLEARLRNEMEDVKAKHQEEIAIMQQGSFPTSLHYLDPVSMSQSDGEGLSSHDLELQNVTLQAELQQLRGLLAEVKLKEKRLEAELISLRGGGGGANNMVKAGPVLAEPTEIEYLKKVLYEYMMGRETKTMAKVIAAVVKFSREQTENIIAKEEQKQGLGRLATH; via the exons ATGATGATGGCCATCGAGGAGAGAGAACTTCAGAAAATGGCCGCCGTCAGTGCACAGGATAACCAGAAGGACGAGCTTCAGAGAATTATTGATTCCATGAAATCT GAGAAGTTGGAGCAGGACTCGGCCCTGGAGCGGCTACAGGAGAAGTACAAGGTAGACACCAAGGGGCTCAGAGACAAGATTGAAGACATCGCATCCAGGAGCAAGGCGGCCATCGCCAAACTCAGGGCGCAACAGAGCGAGGGTACACAAGAACTCAACCAGAGACACGAGGAAGAGATGGCCAATAAGATTCAAGAGCTTACGCAG GAGCATCGGAACTACGTAGAGGAACTTAGACAACGGCACCAGGAAGCTTTAGAAGCTGCCAATGTGGAATCAGAAAAACTCTACAAGCAACAG ATGAATGACTTGAAGCAGAATCACGAGAAGGTCATCCAGGAGAAGGTTGATCAACTCCAGAGCCTGGTTGGAAAAGCTCAGGCAATGAAGCATAAGATCCAG GATCTGAATGCACAGAAGCATGAGATGGAAGCTAAGATAGGAGAACTTGGAACGAAGATTGCTCAAGAATCCGATGGTCATACCAAGCAACTAGAAGAAAAGGACAGATCTTTGGATAAGCTTGCCCAAGACCTGGCTGTAGTCAACCAAAAGAACGAGAGCTTAGAAGCAGAACTTGCTGCAAGGGGAAAGGAAATTGAGTCTGGTAGAGCGGAACTATCTGAAAAGTTGGAATTGGAGCACAAAGCTAAGGAGGAAAGAGATGTTGAGATTGAGAAACTGCGACAAGAGGTGGAGGAAATCAAGCAGAAATCTGATTCCTTGACGCGGGAGATTGAATCAAAGAATGCGGAACATGAGAATAAGATCAGGGAGTATGAACAGAAGCTTACATTCCAGGAGGAGAACCATGAGAAGGAGCTGAGTAGGAGGTTGGAAGCCCTGGAGGTCCAAAAGAACAGTTCTGTTAATGAAGTTTCTGCAGAACTTGGAAAGAAATTGGAGGAGGCCAATGAGTCGCTTGGGGCAAAGGAGAAGGTTATTCAGGATCTGCAGCTCCGGGAGAAGGAGCTTCAAACAGCTATGGACTCGCTGAAGAATAAACTGGAAGGAGACCTCAACTCTGCCAATGAAATGATCCAACAAGAGCGACAGAGGCATCAGGAATTGGTTGGACAGCTTAGGAACAATGCACAGGAGCTTGCAGATAATAATAAGAAGTGCAGTGAGGAAATCAAGGAGTTGGAGAAAACAGGAGCGGAGAAGGATGCTGCCCTTGAGAAGTTGAAAGAATCTATAGGGTCATTGACTCAGAATGCAGAAGACATTCAGAGACAGCTTGCAGATAATGTTGCAAAGGTACAAGAAGAGgtgaaaaagggagaagaagcaGTAGTTAAGCTTCAAGGAGAGCTTGATGGATCAAGGGCAATGCTTGAAGCTAAGGAAAAGGAGGCAATTGAGACAAAATCTACCTTTGAAATTGCTTTGAAGGAGAAAGATGATGAATTGAATGCTTCAAAGGCAAAGACGGATGATATCAATGTGGAACTTGAAAACACAAGAAAATCACTAGCCGATGTAGAACTTAACTTTGCCAAAACATCAGAGTCTAATATGAATCTTGAAAATAGAGTAAGAACTCTTGAGGAATCCATTgccagaaagaaagaagatcaCCAGGAGGCGATTGCCAAGAAGGAAAGTGATTTTGAGGAAAGGTTGCAAACAGAGAGGGAGAACCATGAGAAAGACGTGGCCAGGAGAGTAGAGGCTTGGGAAGCCCAAACTCAAAGCTCCGTTGGTGAAGTGGCGCAGGAGTTAGGAAGGAAACTTCAGGAGGCAAATGATACAATAAGCCACCTTGAAAATGACATTGCGGATTTGAAAGAAAAGGAACAGTCACTAGCATCATCACTTGAAGAAAATCAAAGCAAGCATGCAAAACTTGTGTCAGATATGGAAAATAAGGAAGCTGACCTAAAGGTCAAGGTTGAACAGCTTCAGAAGCAGCATGAAGACTCTGTGTCCCTACTGGAAAgcaaagaaaaggaaatcagCAGTAACATTGCagcaataaaagaaaaggaagctgAGTTGCAGGAGCGCAAGCTTCGGGAGAATGAACTGCTTGCCCTGATTGACAATGCCAAGACTGAAGGACAGAGCCAGGTCGAGGTTGTTAGCAAGGAAGTTGAAAACTTGCAAAGACAGGTCTCTGAAAAGGATAACCTGTTGCTTGAGAAATCCCAATGCCTGGAAACGGAGGTCAGTGCTAAGAATAAGGAGATTCTCTCGCTTCATGAACAGATGAATGCCTTAACAGAAGAAAAGGCCGGATTGGAACAAAAGGTAATGGGATTCTCAAAGATGGATGAAGAGAAAGCCCTTGAGGTTGAGAGTCTTCAGGCAACAGGACTTAGGAAGGATGAGGAAATAGGAACCCTCAAAGATGCTTTACAGGACAGGATTAGACATGATGAGAAAGTTGCCACCCAAGTGCAGGAGTTGAATCAGCAAAACACCATGCAAAATGATGTCTTGGAGTCATTGCGCAAAGAACTCAGAGAAGCAGTGGAACAGAAGGACTCAGAGCTCCAAAAACTTACTGAGGACTTCATGCAAAAAGAGCAGACTCTGAAAGAAAGCCATGAAACACACGTTGTAGAGTTACAAGAACAGAAAGAATTGGAGCTCAAAAAACTTACTGAGGATTTCGCACAAAAAGAGCAGTCTCTGAAAGAAGGTCATGAAACACACATTGTAGATTTACAAGAACAGAAAGACTCTGAGCTCAAAAAGCTTGCTGATGAATTCACACAAAAAGAGCAGTCTTTGAAAGACAGCCACAAAACACATATTGTGGAGTTTCAAGAGAAAGTGAAGACTAAGCTTGCCACCTTGCGCAAAGAACAGGCTGAAACTACCCAGGCCAAAAACGAGGAGATTGAAAGAATTAAAGGTGAAATGGAGAGTGTCAGATCAAGCAATATGGAAGAGAACGAAGAACTAAAAAGGAAAGCTGAACAGCAGTTGACAGAAGTTGAAGAAAAGCTTCAGGAGAATTCAGACAAGAGCCAGAGGAGAGAGGCTGAACTTCAAGAGCAGCTTGGTGCCCAACAGACCCAACATCAGGAGGAGGTTGAGCATTTGAAGAGAGATCATGAAGCCATGCTCCAGGAGAAGGAGACTTCGTTTCAGGAGCAGCTGTCGGGTCTCCTAAAGGAGAAGCATATTGGACTCGAAGAGGTTACCACACAAATGCAAGCAACTCATCAGGAACAGCTAGACAGGATGAACAATGAGATTGATGAGAAACAGAAGGAACTTGAACAAGTGAGGGAGGAAAGTGCAGCAAAAGAAGAAAAGCTGAAAGAACAGTCAGTTCAGAGGTTAAAGGATCTCAAGGAACAAGCCAAAGCTAAGATTTCCAAAGTAATTGCAACTCACAAAGAGGAGGTAGAATCTGTCAGGGAAGACCTAGAAAAACAATTAGCTGCTGCTACCACAGAATTGAGCTCTTTGCAAGAACAGAGGAAAGATGAAgctgaaaaacacaatttagaGAGGACTGAACAATCAGATAATactgaaaaattagaaaaacaaACTGCGGAATTGCAAGAACAACTCTCTACCCTACAAGAAGAGTTAAAATGTGCAACAAATGCGCACTTAGAAGAATCTAAAAAATTGAGAGAGGAACATGAAAGGCAAATTAAAGATATGGAAGAGTCAGTTGCCAAACAAGTCCAAATTGTGTCTGAAAATGACAAGCACCATGAGCAGATCATCCATAATCTTGAGAGTCAGCATTCAGCAGAGATGACTGCGAAGGACAAAGAACAGAAGAGCAATCTCGAGCAGCTAGAGCATCAACACTTTGAGATGATAGAATCTATGCAGAAGCAATTCGAAGAGACAATCCAGTCTGtgaagacagaaaatgcttccCTCAAGGAACAGCTTGTTCTGTCTGAAGAATACAAGTCGAAGGCCAATGACCTGGTAGACAATAACCTTGATCTGCAAGTCAAGCTGAAGGCATCTGAAGACCAAATCCAGCTGATGGAGCGTGAGATGCAGGACTCTGCAACATCCTCGAAGAAGCGGTTGAACGACCTGGAGGAGGAGAAGCGGGAAGTGGAGCGGTTACTGCAGCTCCGAGAGGAAGCAATCACCCAGGGTGACAACAGGGTACAGGAGCTGGAGGACGAGATCAGCACTCTCCAGACGACCGCTCAGTCCGACTCCAAGACCAAGCTGGCTGAACTGAAGAAGAAGGCAGAGGCCAAGTTGGTCCAGATCAAAAACCAGTTCTCTCAGGATCTGGCCAACCGGCAGAAGGAGATGGAGGAGGCCATGGACATGAAGGAAGCAGACTTTTCTGAAGCTCtgagaaggaaggaaagcgaGGTGGAGGAGATGATGGCAAGGGCAGCCAGCTTGGACAGACAGATGGTTGCCATGGAAATGACCAATGAACAGACCGTTTCTAGTCTAATGAAGGAGATCGGCGATCTCAGAGCTCAGATGCACGAGGAAAGGGCTTCAGCTGACATAATG GTTGTAGAAGCCAGAGACCAGGTGCAGATGGAGGTCACCCAGCAGGTGGAATCCCAGATCACGGCAGTCAGGGAGTCGCTGCAAGGGGCGGAGGTCCAGCATAAGGAAGAGATCGAGAGGAGGGGTAGAGAGATGGAGGAGCTCAGGAATAACTGCAAGGAGCTTGAGATGAGGCTAGAAACAATGAG TGAGGACCACAAAGCCGAAGTGAAAGAACTGACCCTGACACACGAGCGCAACCTGAGCACCCTGAAGAAGGAACAGGAGGAGTTCATCACCAAGAAAGAAGATGAACTTAACTCTAACCTCAAGAAGATTCTTAGAGAGATGAATATCAAGATGGCGGAGAAGGAGAAAGACATGGAGACGATGATGAAAGCGACAGTTG ATAAAGGCCAGTCAGTTGAAGAGAGGATGGAGAAAGAACACAGACAGATCACCAATGAGCTGCAGGTCCAGCTGGATGAACAGTCAGGAGAACTTGAGACAATCAGTGAGAAATATGAAGAACAACTTAAT gcaaagaaggaggagaaggaaaagATGCGAGCCGAGTACGACGAGCGGATATCGTCCATGAACATCGACCACCAGGCCGAGATCAACGAGATCGAGTTCCGTCTAGAACATCAGGAAAGCCAGCATCAGAACGAGCTATCAGACCTTGAAGCAAGACTTAGGAATGAGATGGAGGATGTAAAGGCTAAACATCAAGAAGAGATTGCCATCATGCAGCAG gGAAGTTTTCCTACTAGTCTTCATTATCTAGACCCTGTTTCTATGTCACAGAGTGATGGTGAAGGTTTATCAAGTCATGACTTAGAACTTCAAAACGTCACCTTACAG GCTGAACTACAGCAGTTGAGAGGATTATTAGCTGAAGTCAAACTCAAGGAAAAGAGATTAGAAGCAGAGCTTATATCATTACGAGGAGGAG GTGGAGGGGCTAATAACATGGTCAAGGCTGGTCCTGTCCTTGCTGAGCCAACTGAaattgag TACCTGAAGAAAGTTCTCTATGAGTATATGATGGGCAGAGAAACTAAG ACAATGGCTAAAGTAATAGCTGCAGTGGTCAAGTTTTCAAGAGAACAGACAGAGAATATCATAGCAAAGGAAGAGCAAAAACAAGGGCTG GGGCGGCTGGCTACCCATTGA